A genome region from Passer domesticus isolate bPasDom1 chromosome 27, bPasDom1.hap1, whole genome shotgun sequence includes the following:
- the LOC135286573 gene encoding LOW QUALITY PROTEIN: homeobox protein Hox-B13-like (The sequence of the model RefSeq protein was modified relative to this genomic sequence to represent the inferred CDS: deleted 2 bases in 2 codons): protein MQPPALEGLLAPGGFAGGQPRPLLPPAPPPPPPPLAAAVAPGLPPPAGMNPGFAPEAPPEPPKPPPGSAASSSAPLPYGYFGSGFYSCRVARGSLKPPAGPQGPFPGPEKFLEPPGAGEEFPSRPGELAFYPGYGAPYAPRGRLPPGRGRAGRAPRRGAAAPRARGLPPPAWHGWAGPLCCAKEQGQPGFLLKPAFAEAAGPCPAEGCALRRGRKKRVPYSKGQLRELEREFAGSRFISRERRRRIAAATGLSERQVTIWFQNRRVKDKKLLAKGKASAGGTA from the exons aTGCAGCCCCCGGCCCTCGAGGGGCTCCTGGCTCCGGGCGGCTTCGCGGGCGGCCAGCCCCGGCCGCTGCTGcctcccgctcctcctcctcctcctcctcctctcgcTGCTGCCGTGGCTCCCGGCCTGCCGCCCCCCGCCGGGATGAACCCCGGCTTCGCCCCGGAGGcgcccccggagccccccaagccccccccgGGCTCGGCCGCCTCCTCCTCGGCCCCGCTGCCCTACGGCTACTTCGGCAGCGGCTTCTACTCGTGCCGCGTGGCCCGCGGCTCGCTCAAGCCCCCC GCGGGCCCCCAGGGACCCTTCCCCGGCCCCGAGAAGTTCCTGGAG CCCCCCGGCGCCGGCGAGGAGTTCCCGAGCCGCCCGGGCGAGCTCGCCTTCTACCCGGGCTACGGCGCGCCCTACGCGCCCCGTGGGCGGCTTCCACCTGGACGTGGCCGTGCTGGGCGAGCCCCGCGCCGAGGCGCGGCTGCCCCCCGAGCCCGGGGGCTGCCCCCCCCGGCCTGGCACGGCTGGGCCGGCCCGCTGTGCTGCGCCaaggagcagggccagcccggcttcctgctgaaaccCGCCTTCGCAG AGGCGGCGGGCCCGTGTCCCGCGGAGGGCTGCGCGCTGCGGCGCGGCCGCAAGAAGCGCGTCCCGTACAGCAAGGGGCAGCTGCGGGAGCTGGAGCGCGAGTTCGCCGGGAGCCGCTTCATCAGCCGCGAGCGCCGCCGCCGCATCGCCGCCGCCACCGGGCTGAGCGAGCGCCAGGTCACCATCTGGTTCCAGAACCGCCGCGTCAAGGACAAGAAGCTGCTGGCCAAGGGCAAGGCCAGCGCCGGCGGCACGGCCTGA